One window from the genome of Nicotiana tomentosiformis chromosome 5, ASM39032v3, whole genome shotgun sequence encodes:
- the LOC138892131 gene encoding uncharacterized protein, whose amino-acid sequence MDVLKNSIFGKFLELNEVSHSGKLTHCMLLSQLFYKDRSKMVFKVFGHDVAFTEEDFHTITGHKIESSDYSFVDSRMNHLKERCFSEVKKGDDVCVDVEVCDEDAVKLAKIYLLEAVLLGKFEGRNISDRCMKVIDDEDLSVSFPWSNFIFDEFIYNLSHLLTTDSVKKKPIGRIPSYTSLGFPFLFNVWIMEVFNDFRQFSKYEDRGPIRMLSYLSIGYPKYDTFALFLYMSLFWFLSQILSV is encoded by the exons ATGGATGTGTTGAAGAATAGTATTTTTGGTAAGTTTTTAGAGTTGAATGAAGTGAGTCACTCTGGGAAGTTGACTCATTGTATGCTGCTGTCTCAACTTTTCTACAAGGATAGAAGCAAAATGGTTTTTAAAGTTTTTGGGCATGATGTAGCATTTACAGAAGAAGATTTCCACACTATTACCGGACATAAGATTGAGTCATCTGATTATAGTTTCGTGGACTCTAGAATGAACCATTTAAAGGAACGGTGTTTTTCTGAAGTGAAAAAGG GAGATGATGTATGTGTTGATGTCGAGGTTTGCGATGAAGATGCAGTAAAGCTTGCTAAGATTTATTTATTAGAAGCAGTTCTATTGGGTAAATTTGAAGGTAGAAATATAAGTGATCGTTGTATGAAAGTCATAGACGATGAAGATCTTTCCGTTTCTTTTCCATGGAGCAATTTCATTTTTGATGAGTTTATTTATAATTTGTCTCATCTTCTAACAACTGACTCAGTGAAAAAGAAACCAATTGGTAGGATCCCATCTTATACGTCACTTGGATTCCCATTTTTGTTCAACGTATGGATAATGGAAGTCTTTAATGATTTCCgtcaattttcaaaatatgaggaTCGGGGGCCAATTAGGATGTTGTCTTACTTAAGCATTGGATATCCAAAATATGACACTTTTGCATTATTTCTTTACATGAGTTTGTTCTGGTTTCTATCACAGATACTTTCAGTATAA